A single Anoplopoma fimbria isolate UVic2021 breed Golden Eagle Sablefish unplaced genomic scaffold, Afim_UVic_2022 Un_contig_8848_pilon_pilon, whole genome shotgun sequence DNA region contains:
- the LOC129116542 gene encoding butyrophilin-like protein 10 — protein sequence MPHDPLNSVASSAADIPAKLGQSSFTSECIPMAVTSGCAGLVLGVSVMLVVWYKCQRERDGLERRCKQLQKESETRKDKEKDNEARMVDMQQKQKSGLEETINQINNQLEKVKTDKEENKKTLQWTFVPNLKKSDLNQTCCFPGWSQEISPPQPVIAMVGEDVVLPCQLEPPADAFSMTMEWGRPDLDPRFVHVWHDGQELLSDKNDAYKGRTSLSISKLKRGDISLKLSTVKISDNGMYKCYIPKLSKEYFVELLVGAVSSPAISLAGLHKASSGVVLDCESRGWYPEPEVLWLDAEGNLLSAGPTETVRGPDDLYTVSSRVTVEKRHSNSFTCRVQQKNTNQTRETHITVPGFLRVSI from the exons ATGCCTCATGATCCGTTGAACA GTGTCGCCTCCTCAGCAGCTGATATTCCAGCTAAATTGGGCCAATCCAGTTTTACCTCTGAATGTATTCCCATGGCTGTGACCTCTGGCTGTGCTGGCCTGGTTCTTGGAGTTTCCGTTATGCTTGTTGTCTGGTATAAATGTCAAC GTGAAAGAGATGGATTAGAGCGGAGATGTAAACAGCTTCAAAAAGAATCAGAAACGAGgaaggacaaagagaaggacAACGAGGCTCGGATGGTTGACatgcaacagaaacagaagagcGGACTGGAGGAAACCATAAACCAAATCAACAATCAACTTGAGAAAGTGAAGACAGATAAGGAGGAGAACAAGAAGACGCTTCA GTGGacttttgtgccaaatttgaagaaatcgGATTTAAATCAGACCTGCTGTTTTCCAGGTTGGTCTCAGGAGATTAGTCCACCTCAGCCCGTCATAGCGATGGTTGGTGAAGACGTCGTTCTGCCATGTCAGCTGGAACCCCCCGCGGATGCTTTTTCCATGACAATGGAGTGGGGGAGACCTGACTTGGACCCCAGATTTGTCCATGTGTGGCATGATGGACAGGAACTGCTGTCTGACAAGAACGACGCCTACAAGGGGAGAACATCACTGTCCATCAGCAAACTGAAGCGAGGAGACATTTCCCTGAAACTGTCCACAGTGAAGATCTCTGATAACGGGATGTACAAATGCTACATCCCAAAACTGAGTAAAGAATATTTTGTTGAGCTTCTTGTTG GTGCTGTCTCCTCACCTGCTATCAGCTTAGCAGGCCTCCACAAGGCCAGCAGTGGAGTGGTGTTAGACTGTGAGTCCAGAGGCTGGTATCCAGAGCCGGAGGTGTTGTGGCTGGACGCTGAGGGaaacctcctctctgctggacctacagagacagtcagaggtCCTGATGACCTCTATactgtcagcagcagagtgactgTGGAGAAGAGACACAGCAACAGCTTCACCTGTAGAGTCCAACAGAAGAACACCAACCAgaccagagagacacacatcacTGTTCCAG GATTTCTTCGTGTCTCCATCTAG